From one Triticum aestivum cultivar Chinese Spring chromosome 4B, IWGSC CS RefSeq v2.1, whole genome shotgun sequence genomic stretch:
- the LOC123089827 gene encoding non-specific lipid-transfer protein 2G precursor, producing the protein MAGMMKKQVVTALMLALVVLAAAPGGARAACQASQLAVCASAILSGAKPSGECCGNLRAQQGCFCQYAKDPTYGQYIRSPHARDTLTSCGLAVPHC; encoded by the coding sequence ATGGCGGGCATGATGAAGAAGCAGGTCGTGACGGCGCTGATGTTGGCGCTggtggtgctggcggcggcgccgggcggggcGCGCGCGGCGTGCCAGGCGTCGCAGCTGGCGGTGTGCGCGTCGGCGATCCTCTCCGGGGCCAAGCCGAGCGGCGAGTGCTGCGGCAACCTGCGGGCGCAGCAGGGGTGCTTCTGCCAGTACGCCAAGGACCCCACCTACGGGCAGTACATCCGCAGCCCCCACGCGCGCGACACCCTCACCTCCTGCGGCCTCGCCGTCCCGCACTGCTAG
- the LOC123089828 gene encoding non-specific lipid-transfer protein 2P-like — translation MAMRKEAVPVVAVMLMLVVLAPGKARAACEVTQLAVCASAILGGTKPSGECCGNLRAQQGCFCQYVKDPNYGHYVNSPHARETLQTCGIALPHC, via the coding sequence ATGGCGATGAGGAAGGAGGCAGTGCCAGTGGTGGCCGTGATGCTAATGCTGGTGGTGCTGGCCCCAGGCAAGGCGCGGGCGGCGTGCGAGGTGACGCAGCTGGCGGTGTGCGCGTCGGCGATCCTGGGCGGGACGAAGCCCAGCGGCGAGTGCTGCGGCAACCTGCGGGCGCAGCAGGGGTGCTTCTGCCAGTACGTCAAGGACCCCAACTACGGGCACTACGTCAACAGCCCCCACGCCCGCGAGACACTCCAGACCTGCGGCATCGCCCTCCCGCACTGCTAG